ACCCGAACTCGGTGCCGAGGTCGTGTTGTTCGGAACGGGCGAGAACGGTATGCCCACGGCTACCGAGTGGGCTGAGACGATCGGCACCATCGACTACGAGATCGTCACCGGTATGTACCGGCCGCGGGTGCGTCGCCGCTACGTCGACGCCCCTCGGGACAGCGTGTGATGTCCCGTTCCGGGGAGGGCGACTGCGTCGTGAGCCGGCTCGTGGGCTCCCGCACCGACCGGACTTCCACCGTGGCCGCCGACGACGGCGCCCCGCTCGCGGTGGAAGAGGTCGAGTCGGCCGACGGCCGGACCGACCTCGTGGTGGTGGGCGTGCACGGCTTCGCGTTGTCCCGGCGCAGTTGGTTCTTCCAGCGGCGCGCGTTCGTGGAGGCAGCGTTGCCGGGTGTGAAGCACGTTTACTACGACCACCGCGGCCACGGACAATCGGCTCCGTCCGACGCGCGGCAGAGCACCATCGAACAGCTCGCGGTGGACCTGCACGCGGTGTTGCGGGCGGTCGCGCCCGACGTGCCCGTCGTGCTGCTGGGGCACTCGATGGGCGGCATGGTGATCATGGAGCTGGCGCAGACATGCCCCGAGCTGTTCCGTGAGCGGATACGCGGTGTCGGGCTGATCGCCACGGCCGCCGGTGAGGTGGGTGCGCAGGGGCTGCCTCGCTCGCTGCTGTCGAAGTACAACCCGCTGACGCGCGGGGTGGGGGAGCTCGCGGAGTGGCAGCCGGGGCTCGTCGAGTTCGTGCGCGCGGCGGGAGGCCAGCTCACCAGGGCGGCGGTGCGCCGCCTGGCCTTCGGAAGCCGGGACGTGCCTTCCGAGCTGGTGGACTTCATGCTGGAGATGCTGCGGGAGACTCCCGTGCGGCAACTCGCGCACTTCGTGGACACGTTGGGCAGTCACAACCGGTACGCCGCGCTGGCCGGGTTGAAGCACGCCGAGGTGGTGGTGATCGGTGGGGACGCGGACCGGTTGACGCCGTTCGTCCACGCCGAGCGCATCGCCGCCGAGCTGCCGAGGGCGAAGCTGGTACGTGTCGAGGGCGGGGGACACATGGTCCATCTCGAACACCACGCCGTGGTGAACGAGCACCTCGCCGATCTGGTGCGTCGGGTGCGGTGAGGACGAGGACACGAAAGGCAGGAAGGAACCCGGTGACGCAGGTGAGTGTCGAGCTGCCGACCCCCGACGACGCCATGGAGTTCGGCCGGGCGCTGGGCAGGCTGCTCAGGGCGGGTGACCTGGTGTTGTTGTCGGGGCCGCTCGGGGCGGGCAAGACCACGATGACCAGGGGGATCGCCGAGGGCATGGGGGTGTCGGGGCGGGTGAGCTCGCCGACGTTTGTTCTCGCGAGGGTGCATCCGGCGGGTGAGTCGGGAGTGCCGCTCGTGCACGTCGACGCCTATCGGCTGGGGGGTGATCTCGCCCAGCTCGACGACCTGGACCTCGACACCGAGCTCGACCGCGCCGCGCTCGTGGTCGAGTGGGGTGAGGGCATGGCCGAGCGGCTCGCCGAGGACCACCTCGTGGTGCGGCTCGACCGGCGTCCCGACGACGTCCGCGTGGTGACGCTCGAACCGCATGGCGCGTGGGAGCGGCGAGTGGCCGCCGCGCGTTTCGCGGGCTAATTGCGCCGGGGACGGGCGCGGTTTCCCTCGTCGGGGCGTGTTAGCGGGCCAAAGGCACCCCCGCCGATGTGTTTCGCGGGCTAATTGTGGTTTGTCCCGCCCGGTCAGGTGCGGACGGCGTAGTCGCCGAACGACGGTTCGAGGGCGGCGAAGGCGGTCTCCGTGTCGCGGGTGATTCGTTCCGCGATGGCGTCGTCGCCCAGTTCCCGGAGGGTGAGACGCAGCGTCTCCTCGAAGAGCAACCGGTGGACGGCCCCGAACACCGTGGCCGCGACCCGCGGGGTGAGGTCACTCGCGGGGACGCCCGTCTCCTCGGCGAGGGTCTTCGCCAGCAAGGTTTCGCGGTCGTCGTGGAACTGCCGTAGGCGGGTGAGCAGTGTCGAGCTCGCCGTGACCATCCGCGCGAACTCGGGCCCCGAGAACCCGATGACCGGGTCGCGCTCGGCCACCTTCCGGAGGTAGGCGCGCCTCAACGCGGCGAGTGCCGACTCACCTCGCCGCCGCTCGCGCACCGCGTCGGCCGGTATCCGCACGAACACCTCACCGAGGTCGAGTGCCAGGTCTTCCTTGCGCGGGAAGTAGTTGGTGACCGTCATCTTGGAGACGCCGGCGGCGGCGGCGATCTCGGCGATCGTGACGTCGTCGAAGCCGCGCCGCAGGAAGAGCCGGGTGGCGTGCCGCGAGATCTCCTCACGGGTCCGGCGTTTCTTCAGTTCTCGAAGACTCGGGTGTTCCGTGCTCACGTCCACGAGCATACATGTGTCCGGCATAAATTTATGTTTGACACAAGAATTGGTCGGGTATAAGTTTGTGGTCCTACCAGGAAGGCGGCACGTGACACCCGATCCCATGACTGTCCACCCGTTGCGCGCGCACGAGCGGGTGGTCTTCCTCAAGCCGCTGGTCTCTTCGCCCACCGTCGTCGTGGGCGAGTACACCTACTACGACGACCCGGAGGGCGCCACGGAGTTCGAGACCCGCAACGTGCTCTACGCCTACGGGCCCGAACGGCTGGTCATCGGCAAGTACTGCGCTATCGCCTCGGGAACGACGTTTCTGATGGCGGGGGCCGAGCACCCCACGATGGGGGTGTCCACGTATCCGTTCACGATGTTCGGCGGCGAGTGGGCGGAACGGACGCTCGACCTCGTCACCGGCATGCCCAGCAAGGGCGACACCGTCGTCGGCAACGACGTCTGGTTCGGCTACCGGGCGACCATGATGCCCGGTGTGCGGATCGGCGACGGCGCCATCGTCGCCGCCGGTGCGGTGGTGACGGCCGACGTCCCGCCTTACACGATCGTTGGCGGCAATCCCGCGCGGCCGATCCGGTCCCGCTTCGACGATTCCGACGTGGAGCTCCTGCTTCGCGCCGCTTGGTGGGACTGGCCGGTCGACCTCGTCACCGAGCACGTCCGCACGATCCTGGCCGGCACCCCGGCCGAGATCGCCCGTATCGCAGCGACCCATGGACTGGAGAAGGCATGACCGAGGTCGTCATCACCGAACATCCCGTGGTCGCCGACACGGGCGGCGCCGGGCCGTACGGTCTCACCGGTGGGCCCGACGGCGCGTTGTGGTTCACCCTGGCCCGCTCCGGGCGCATCGGGCGGATGATTCCGGGAGAGGAGCCCACGTTCCACTCGCTGGACCCGGAGTGTCAGCCCACGGTGATCGTCGCCGGGCCGGACGGGGCGCTCTGGTTCACGGAGTACCGAGGCCACCGCATCGGCCGAATCACCACGGGTGGCGAGCTCACCGAGTTCGCCCCGCCCACGACCGAATCCGGTCCGTACGGGCTCACGGTGGGGCCGGACGCGCTGTGGTTCACCGAGTTGGGCGCCGACCGAATCGGCCGGATCACCACCGACGGGGAGATCACGGAGTACCCGCTGCCGTGGCCCGGCGCGTTCCCGTCGGTCGTCGACACGGGAGCCGACGGCGCGCTGTGGGTCACGCTGAACGGGGCGAACGCCATCGGGCGCATGACGCTCGACGGCGCCGTGACGAGGTACGAACTGCCCACCGAGGCGGCGGCTCCGGTGGGGCTCACCGTGGGCCACGACGGTGCGCTGTGGTTCGTCGAGATCGCGGCCGGACAGATCGGGCGCATCACGACGGACGGGGAGATCACCGAGTACCCGCTGCCCGACCGCGCCGCGAAGCCGCACGCCATCACCGCCGGTGGGGACGGCAGGCATTGGTTCACGGAATGGGGCACGGGACGCGTCGGGGCGATCACCTCGGACGGCACCGTCGAGGTGTACGCGCTTTCCGAGCGGCACAGCGAACCCCACGGCATCGCCGTGGGCCCCGACGGGGCCGTCTGGGTCGCGCTGGAGAGCGGTGCGCTGGCGCGGATCGACGTCGAGTCCTGAACCCCGAACTCACCCGACCGCATCCCTCGAATCACCCGGAGTCTTCGATGACAGGCGTCGCTTTCGACACCGTGACGGAGTTCGATCGACAGGTCGCCCGACTGATCGCGCTGGGATATCCCGAACTCGCGGGGACGACGGCCGAGCGGTTCGTGCGCGAGCTGGCGCCGCTGCGCGAGGCGGTGGCCTCCCTCGTGACCGGGGAGCACGACCCGGAGCGTGGACGTGTGGCGTTCGCGCTGGTGGTGACGCGGCAGTTGGTGCCGATCGAGGAAACCATGCCGCGCACGACGCTGCGAGGAAAGGACAAGCCCGGCTTCGTGGACCGCTCCTTCGAGGAGGGCGCACTCGAACGGTTCGTGGCGCCGGACCCGGTGAGCCTGCCGAACTCCCGTGCCTACCTGCTGCTCGACGTCGACCGCGGGGAGGAGTTCTGCGGGGTCGTGCCCGCCGACGCCATGCGCGTGGTGGCCGACCGGGAACGCACGGTGCTCACCATCGAGGAGGGAATCGCGCTGTTGACGCTGTTCCCGGAGGTGCTCGTGAAGAACAAGTGCTACATGCTCGGCGGCTCGCGGTGCGGTGACCGCCGAGTGCCCGCACTCTGGATCAGCCGGAACGCGCCCAAACTGGGCTGGTGCTGGGAGGGCAACCCTCACACCTGGCTCGGCATGGCCTCCGCCGGGGGTCGGGTGGCCGTGTCGCCACGTTTCGCGGGCTGATTGCGGTCGGTTCGGCGGTCTCGGCCACGTTTCGCGGGCAGAACGTGGTGGGCGGGCCGCCCCGCTCCCGCCGGTCGTAGGCTCGAAGCGTGCTTGTACTCGCCATCGACACCGCCACCCCCGCTGTCACGGCCGGTGTCGTCGACCTGGAGCAGCAGTCGGCCACCGTGCTCGCCGAGCGCGTCACCCACGACGCCCGCGCGCACGGCGAGCTGCTGACCCCGCACGTGCTCGACGCCGTGGGCCGCGCGGGAGTGACGCTGCGTGACATCTCCGCGGTGGTGTGTGGGGTCGGTCCGGGCCCGTTCACCGGGTTGCGGGCGGGCATCGTCACGGCCGCCGCGCTGGCGCACAGCCTCGACGTGCCCGCGTACCCGGTGTGCAGCCTCGACGCGATCGCCGCCGACGCGGTGGGCGCGGGGGAGGTCACCGAACCGTTCTTCGTCGTCACCGACGCGCGTCGCCGTGAGGTGTACTGGGCGGCCTACGACGCCGACGGGCGCAGGACGGGCGGGCCCGAGGTGTCGAAGCCCGCCGAGCTCGACGCCACCCCGCGCCGTGTCGAGTACGCGACCCCGAGCCCCGCCGGGCTCGCTCGGGTGGCCGCGCCCACGGTCCTCTCCGGCGCCGAGCCGGGGCCGTTGACGCCCCTCTACCTGCGCCGCCCCGACGCCACGGTGCCGGGCGCGCGGAAGCGGGTGACGACGCCGTGAGGCTCGAACCGTTGCAGCGGCGTCACATTCGAGCGTGCGTGGAGATCGAGCGGATGCTGTTCTCCGGCGACAGTCCGTGGAGCGCCGCGGCCTTCCACGCCGAGCTCGACGCGGGCGGCCACTACCTGGCCGCGCTCGACGATGAGGGCAGGCTGGTCGGCTACGCGGGACTCGCCGTGATGGGCACGCCCGGCGACTGGGAGACGGGCCTGCACACGATCGCGGTTCACCCCGACCACCAGGGCAAGGGCATCGGCACCGCGCTGTTGCGCGCC
The window above is part of the Saccharomonospora glauca K62 genome. Proteins encoded here:
- a CDS encoding alpha/beta fold hydrolase — translated: MSRSGEGDCVVSRLVGSRTDRTSTVAADDGAPLAVEEVESADGRTDLVVVGVHGFALSRRSWFFQRRAFVEAALPGVKHVYYDHRGHGQSAPSDARQSTIEQLAVDLHAVLRAVAPDVPVVLLGHSMGGMVIMELAQTCPELFRERIRGVGLIATAAGEVGAQGLPRSLLSKYNPLTRGVGELAEWQPGLVEFVRAAGGQLTRAAVRRLAFGSRDVPSELVDFMLEMLRETPVRQLAHFVDTLGSHNRYAALAGLKHAEVVVIGGDADRLTPFVHAERIAAELPRAKLVRVEGGGHMVHLEHHAVVNEHLADLVRRVR
- the tsaE gene encoding tRNA (adenosine(37)-N6)-threonylcarbamoyltransferase complex ATPase subunit type 1 TsaE codes for the protein MTQVSVELPTPDDAMEFGRALGRLLRAGDLVLLSGPLGAGKTTMTRGIAEGMGVSGRVSSPTFVLARVHPAGESGVPLVHVDAYRLGGDLAQLDDLDLDTELDRAALVVEWGEGMAERLAEDHLVVRLDRRPDDVRVVTLEPHGAWERRVAAARFAG
- a CDS encoding TetR/AcrR family transcriptional regulator — its product is MLVDVSTEHPSLRELKKRRTREEISRHATRLFLRRGFDDVTIAEIAAAAGVSKMTVTNYFPRKEDLALDLGEVFVRIPADAVRERRRGESALAALRRAYLRKVAERDPVIGFSGPEFARMVTASSTLLTRLRQFHDDRETLLAKTLAEETGVPASDLTPRVAATVFGAVHRLLFEETLRLTLRELGDDAIAERITRDTETAFAALEPSFGDYAVRT
- a CDS encoding CatB-related O-acetyltransferase; its protein translation is MTPDPMTVHPLRAHERVVFLKPLVSSPTVVVGEYTYYDDPEGATEFETRNVLYAYGPERLVIGKYCAIASGTTFLMAGAEHPTMGVSTYPFTMFGGEWAERTLDLVTGMPSKGDTVVGNDVWFGYRATMMPGVRIGDGAIVAAGAVVTADVPPYTIVGGNPARPIRSRFDDSDVELLLRAAWWDWPVDLVTEHVRTILAGTPAEIARIAATHGLEKA
- a CDS encoding Vgb family protein, coding for MTEVVITEHPVVADTGGAGPYGLTGGPDGALWFTLARSGRIGRMIPGEEPTFHSLDPECQPTVIVAGPDGALWFTEYRGHRIGRITTGGELTEFAPPTTESGPYGLTVGPDALWFTELGADRIGRITTDGEITEYPLPWPGAFPSVVDTGADGALWVTLNGANAIGRMTLDGAVTRYELPTEAAAPVGLTVGHDGALWFVEIAAGQIGRITTDGEITEYPLPDRAAKPHAITAGGDGRHWFTEWGTGRVGAITSDGTVEVYALSERHSEPHGIAVGPDGAVWVALESGALARIDVES
- a CDS encoding DUF5701 family protein — encoded protein: MTGVAFDTVTEFDRQVARLIALGYPELAGTTAERFVRELAPLREAVASLVTGEHDPERGRVAFALVVTRQLVPIEETMPRTTLRGKDKPGFVDRSFEEGALERFVAPDPVSLPNSRAYLLLDVDRGEEFCGVVPADAMRVVADRERTVLTIEEGIALLTLFPEVLVKNKCYMLGGSRCGDRRVPALWISRNAPKLGWCWEGNPHTWLGMASAGGRVAVSPRFAG
- the tsaB gene encoding tRNA (adenosine(37)-N6)-threonylcarbamoyltransferase complex dimerization subunit type 1 TsaB, with the translated sequence MLVLAIDTATPAVTAGVVDLEQQSATVLAERVTHDARAHGELLTPHVLDAVGRAGVTLRDISAVVCGVGPGPFTGLRAGIVTAAALAHSLDVPAYPVCSLDAIAADAVGAGEVTEPFFVVTDARRREVYWAAYDADGRRTGGPEVSKPAELDATPRRVEYATPSPAGLARVAAPTVLSGAEPGPLTPLYLRRPDATVPGARKRVTTP
- the rimI gene encoding ribosomal protein S18-alanine N-acetyltransferase; amino-acid sequence: MRLEPLQRRHIRACVEIERMLFSGDSPWSAAAFHAELDAGGHYLAALDDEGRLVGYAGLAVMGTPGDWETGLHTIAVHPDHQGKGIGTALLRALLARADELSAPVVLEVRTDNDTAIALYERHGFERVGLRRRYYQPSGADAYTMVRPARRTQEVAG